A window of Nitratireductor kimnyeongensis genomic DNA:
GACGGCCTTACGCAGCACCTTGGATTTCTTGAGAAAAATGTGGGTTGTGATCGTCAGTACAAAGAAGATTATGATCAGGTAGGAGACGCCCATGACCTTGCCGCTACCGATCTCGCGTAGCCAGACCGGCATCTCCCGCATGGAGATCGGCGTGCCTTTTGTTGCCACCAGCGTCACGCCACGGCTGATCCCCATAATGGCCAGCGTTGCAATGAAGGCGCCCAATCGGAAGCGGGTGATCAGGAGCCCATTCAAACACCCGAAAAACAGTGCCACACCGACACCGGCCATCAGCGCGTACCAGATGTTGGTGGCCAGGAAGACCTTCCCCAGAACCGCCGCGCTGATCGCCACAAGCCCGCCAACCGAAAGATCGAGCCCCCCGATTACCAAAGCTATGGTAACGCCGATCCCGACGATCCCGGTGATCGAGACGCTCAGCATCGTGGTCTGAACATTGTTCATGGTTGCGAACATTGGTGACACGAACGACAGCACCAGAAACATCGCACCAATCAAGAGAACCAGTGTTGCCTCGCGATACTGCAGGACATGTTTCATGACATCCCCGACCGAAGACACTTGGAACCGAGACGCACCACCTGTGCTCGTCATTGCCGGTAGATTGTTACCCATCGAGCCCTCTCCCTATCCCTCCTCACCCTGCTGTGTGGGTGACTGACAATCATCCCGTCAGGCGCAATTCTCTCGAACTGAAATAAGCAGCGCATCACGCATTCAACGTGGGGCGCGCTCACTGCCTCGCGTGATCGTCGCATTGCAAGTCGCATTGCAAAATGTTCACGTGAACAATATGATTGGACACCGGGCATGTCAAGCCAATGAATATGATGACCGAAACAGCACAAGGAATCCGCCAGCCGGCTTAGTTCCGCTTCGTACAAATGCCGCAAAGCGGCCCGCGCAGCTGATTCTCCCGGTGGAAACGGGCGCGGTGATCACGGCGACAACCATCTGGCAAGAATGCCGGCAGGCATGGGGTCGCTCAGGAAAAAACCTTTTACAACCAGCTCGGACACATGATTGAGCTTTTGTCATGCCCACGCCGGTCAACTACTATTCGGCGAGCGACAGGCGAAAGGAATATTCGTGGCCAGACGAGTAACCATCAAAACGATTGCCGAGGATCTGGGTATTTCCCACATGACCGTGTCGCGCGCGCTCTCAAACAGCACGAACGTTCGGCGGGAGACGCGTGAGCTTATCCGAAAGCGCGCTGCGGAGATGGGCTACGTCAAAAGCGCTGCAGCAAGCGCGATGCGCGGGGATGCGACCCGGATAGTGGGGCTCCTGGTTCCAAATCTGGTGAACGAGTTCTATGCACGGTTTGCCAATACACTGGCCCTTCTATGCGAAGACAACGACCTTCACCTGATAACGCATCTGACGAATGATGACCCCAACCGGGAGCGTTTGGCGTTGATGAAGCTGCAAGAACTGCAGACCAACGCAGTTGTGACGGTTCCAGCACCTGCGACACAGCCCCACGGCAAGCAGCTGTTTCAGGGTATGAAGCCCATCCAATTCATTCGCACCCAGCCGCTGCCATTTGCTTCGGATTCCATCGTGATCCACGACGCCGAAGCGATCCGACAAGCGGTTGGTCATCTGGTGTCGAGGGGGCATCAAAGGATTTCTTATTTCGGAGGCCATGCTTCCCTGTCCTCAGGTCGGCAAAGGAAGGCCGCGTTCCTGGAGGCAATGGAGGCCCACAACCTGACTGTGCACGAGGGGCTGATCCAGACAGACAGCCCTTCCTTCGAGATGGGCGCCCGAAAGGCGGCCGCCGTCCTCGCGGGGCAGATCGACAGCAGTGCGATCATTTGCGGCGGGTTTGAGATTTCCAACGGCGCACTCGATGCCTGCCTGCGGGCCAACGCTGTATTTCCACGGGACGTGGCCTTTGTTGGCTATGGCGATCCTGGATTCTATCGCTGGATACAAGGTGGCATCACAACGATCTCGTTGCCGATCGACCAGCTGGCGGAACAGGCGCTGCAACGCCTTCTGCAGCTTGATCCGGACGCTCCTGTCCAGCAACACGGCTTTGCTGCAGAGTTCATCCTGCGCGCCTCGGCCTGAACGCACCGATAAACGTTCCGCCGCTCTACACCGTTCAGGACATCAGCGGCGCTTGCCCCACCAGGTATCAGCCAGAGGATTGCCCCCCACGAAACTACCGGCGCCCAGGTCACATTCTATGCGCAGACATTCGTTCCACTTTGCCATGCGCTCGGACCGCGTGAAGGAACCCACCTTCAATTGCTTGCAATTCAAGCCAACGGACAGATGTGAAATCGTGGTATCCTCGGTTTCCCCCGAACGAGCAGAGATCACGGGACGGTAGCCCGCGCCTTCTGCAGCAACAACGGTTTCGATGGTCTCGCTCACCGTTCCCGCCTGATTCAACTTTACCAACACAGCGTTGCACGCGCCCTCTGAGACCGCCTCTCTCACGAGGTCTGCGTTTGTCACGAGGTAATCATCCCCAATGATCTGCACCTTGTGTCCATAGGCTTTGGTGAACGCGATCATGCCCATCTTGTCGTCCTCGCCCAGTGGATCCTCGATCGAGACGATTGGGTAATCTTCCATCCAGCGGCCAAGCAGCTCGTTGAACCCGTCTGAATCCATATCGCGATCATCCAGCGCCAGCCGGTACCGCCCCTTCTTTCCAAATTCCGACGCCGCAACATCCAACGAGATGAGCACACGCTCACCGGGCACCTCGCCCGCAGCCTCGATTGCGCGAACCAGCGTTTCCAGCGCCTCTTCATTGCTATTAAAAACGGGCCACCAGCCACCTTCATCCGCCACGCCCAGGCCGCCGCTCCCGACCTTCTCACTCATCAGTCTGCCAGCGGCGAAATATACGTTCGAAGTGATCTCCATCACTTCATCGAAGCTTTCGGCACCGGGCACCATGATCATGAAATCCTGGATATCCACCCGCTGCGCCGCATGAGCACCGCCTCCGAAAATCTGAATCTCGGGTAATGGAATCGCGGGCTTGCGATCATACGCCTTGCTGATCCATGCCCAAAGCGGCACGCCCGCATTGGCGGCTGAGGCATGAAGACAGGCCAGAGAAGTGGCCACCATCGCGTTGCCGCCAAGGCTGGATTTGAACTGGCTGCCATCAAGATCGATCATTGTTCTGTCGATCATGGCCAGATCGTCGCAGTCCATCCCGATGATCGCCGGGGCGATGCGCTTGATCACGTTTTCGACCGCACGCGACACGTTCTTGCCGGCGAGAAAATCTCCGCCATCGCGCAGGTCGAACGCCTCGCGCGCTCCGCGCGACGCACCAGCTGGAGCAATAGAGCGGCCCATGGCACCGCTTTCAAGGTGAACGTCGACTTCCACCGTTGGGTTGCCGCGGGAATCCCAGACTCGTCTGGAAGCCACTTCCTTGATTGCCGAACCGCTCATGATTTCATTGCTTCCTTGAAAAGAGAAATAAGGCCATCCAGCGTGTTCACCGGATTGGCGATAATGGACAGGGACAAGGCGCGTATCTGCTCCCTGTGCTCCGGCGCCAGATATTCCACGGGCGATTTTCCGTCGATACGCGCCAACATCAGCATTGGCAGCAAGCGTGCGATGCGCTGTTTCAAAGCTGCCGGGTCTTCCCAGTCGACGGCTTCGAAATAGGTCTCGGCGAACTCGGCGATGGCGGTCAGAAACGGCTCTGCATGCTGCGGCAGGTGAAACCCCTTCAGCACCAGATGATTGAGGCAGAAGGCCACATCGAAGGATGCGTCCCCCATCGTCGCGCATTCTGCATCCAGAAGGACCGGAGCTCCATCGCGGAACAGGATATTCTTGGGACTGACATCGCCGTGGCTCAGAACCGCATCGCTCTTGAACAGCGCGTCAGCCATATCGGTCAGAGCGTCCGAAACCTCGGGGTGCACACCGGCGCTGAAGCGCAAATAGGGGTCCAGACGCAATGCATCGAAGTCCATCGCATTGTCGAACCCTGAACGATCAAAGGTCGGGCGGGATGAACGCTGATGCACCCGGCTCAACAGCCTGGCAACTACAGCCGCTTCTCCCTGCGCCGGGCCTCGCTCCAACAGCGCGTCCTTCCAGACAACCACCGTGTCGCCAGTAACGAATTCCATGGCGAAGCCGTTTGCCGCCACCGAGCGCCCGTAGAGCTTCGGGAAATAGTCCGCAGCCATCTCAGAGGCAACCTTGAGCCAAGCATACTCGGCTGCATTGCGATGCACCGGGGCGTGCCAATCCTCTTTCACTCGCAATTTGGCCAGCGCGAACTTCACGCAAAAATCGCCGTTCTCGGTCTCGATCCTTGCGATGTCGGAGGCAACCCCACCCGCCAAAGGCGTCACAGACCTGATCTGTCTCCTGCTTGCCAATCCCAACTCTTTCAGTAAGGCGGCCCCTCTGTATTCGATAGAAGCTTCTGCCATGCCCTCTCCAAAACCAGAAATGTTCACGTGAACATATCGCAAGTTGACCTCTTGTCAATTGAAGATCAGCTTCATCGGACAAACGATGAGGGTTGCGGCCGGACCGAGCGAGCTGCCGCGCGTTCGGCCAGCGCTGGAAATGATACGAAAATGTCGACGCCGACGAGGATCAGGTTCTCAGATCACCGGCTCGTCAATTGCGATAGATTGCGCCGTACAGGGAGGTGAAACTCTCGCGAATTTCAGCATAAAGCGACGTTTGGCGTTCATCGGGAGCATAGGTTTCAAGAGTATTCACCATGGCCTCCACGCCTTCATCTATCGTTGAAAACATACCAGCTCCGAATGCAGATAAAATTGCCGCTCCCAACAAGCCGGCTTCATCTTCCTTCAACCGTTTCACCGGGCGGCCATAAATGTCGGCCTGTATTTGTGACCAAAGTGCGGAATTGGCACCGCCCCCGGTCAGCCGGATTTCGGTCAGCTCCAGCCCCATTTTCTCGAACTCTTCGAGAATGAGCGCATTCTGAAAAGCCACACCTTCCATAATCGCCCGCGCCACGGCTCCCAACCCGTGCCCCTGCGTGAGGCCGTGGAATGTGCCGGTGGCGGCCCCGTTCCACTGCGGCGCGCCAGCGCCGGCCAAATACGGTAGAAACACTAATCCGTTACAGCCGGGAGCAATCATCGCGGCCATTTCATTGAACAGGCTGTATTCAACACCATTTCCGTTGACGACATCCTGAGTCAGGTTGCGCAGCCATTTGAGGGCCGCACCAGCTGTGTTCTGCAAACCCTCACTGATGTATTTTCCAGGATAGGCATGAACCTCGGCAGGAATAGCCCGGTTTGCATCGAATGGGGGATTATCGAAAGAGCAGATAATGACGCCGGCAGTGCCCAAAGTGACCGAGCCAATTCCGGCTTGCGTGACCCCAGCCCCGATACCCGCGCATTGCTGATCACCCCCGCCTACGACAAGTTCAGTTGTCACCGACAAGCCAGTGCGAGAGGCGATCTCAGCCGATATATTTCCCAAGCTTGATCCCGAAACGACGAGTTCCGGCAGTTTTGCGAAATCAATGTCGGTAGCCTTGATAAAGGACGGCTCCCAATCATTCTTCCGCACCGAGAACAAGCCGTGAAGCGAAACATTCGACAAGTCTTCCACGAACCGTTCGGAACCGAATCGCTTCAGGAGGAATCCATGCGGATTCATGAATTTATGAGTTCTTGCGTAAATCTCGGGTTCTTCATCCTTCAGCCACATGATTGATGGCAAGGTCCAAACATTAGCTATGGGAAGACCGGTTGTGTCGTAGAATTTCTTGTCTCCGATCACCTTCCGGATGTAGTCGCACTGGGCGTCCGAACGGTTATCCTGCCATGATATCGCGGGGCGAAGAGGACGGCAGTCCTCATCAACCGGTATCAGAGTGCAGCGCTGGGTGCAGAAGGACAGAGCCCTGATGGCGTCAGGCCTTACGCCGCTTGCACGCACCACGTCAGTCAGCACGTCCACACAGGTTTCAAACAGTCTTTCCGCGTCTTGCTCGACGCGATTGGGCGCCGGAAACTCGCATGGATATTCCTTATAGGCGGTGCCGAGCCGAGCGCCTGCCGTGTCGAAGATAATCGCCTTAGCACCCGTGGTCCCGCAATCAACCGCTGCGATGAAATCCTTCATACCATCCTCCCAAGTCGCCCTAGGAAGGGGCGCATCCCCCACGCGCCCCTTCCGTTGCGATTATTTCACTCGGCCTTCCTGCCATGCCTGAAGCAACTCTGTGTAAGGCACGGTCTGGCCCTGCGGCTTTTCGTTGGCCAATTTTGCCTTCGGCGCGCCCGGTTGCGAAAACCAGAATTCCGGATCTTTCTCCTCATTCAGTTTCGGCGCGCAGCGATCCATGCCGGCCCGTTCCAGACGTTGCAGGACACGGTCCATCTGACCTGCCAGCCGGTCCATTGCCTCCTGGCTGCTCATCTCGCCTGTGACTGCTGCTGCGACATTCTCCCACCAGAGCTGCGCGAGCTTCGGATAGTCTGGCACGTTCGTGCCGGTCGGCGTCCAGGCAACCCGTGCCGGCGAGCGATAGAACTCTACAAGGCCACCAAGTTTGGGCGCCCATTCGCTCATGACGTCCGAATTGATGTCACTCTCTCGGATAGGTGTGAAACCGTGGAGAGTGCGTTCCAGCGATACCGTCTTGGAGGTGACGAACTGGCTATAGAGCCATGCGGCAGCTTTGCCCTTTTCGGAAGCCGAGTTCATGATCGTGAACGCGGCCACGTCCTGATAGCCCAGCTTCATGCCTTCTTCCCAATAAGCACCTGCAGGCGATGGAGCCATGCGCCATTTCGGCAGACCATTTTCGTCCGCAACTGCCACACCGGGTTGAGCCGCACTCTCGGCGAATACCGTGTACCAGAATATCTGCTGTGCGATCTGCCCCTGGTTGGGCACCAGCCCCGCCTCGTAGAAGTTCATCGCCTGGGCTTCAGGAGGGGCGTAATCTGCCATCCAGTCAATGTATTTTTGCAAGCTGTACACGGCAGCAGGGCCATTGGTGGCACCACCGCGGGAGACGCTGGCGCCGACCGGGTGACATCCTTCGACCCGAATGCCCCACTCGTCTACGGGGATGCCATTCGGGATGCCCACGTCGCCCGCTCCGGCCATCGATAACCAGGCGTCGGTGAAACGCCAACCCAAGGAGGGATCCTTCTTTCCGTAGTCCATGTGCCCGTAGACGCGCACACCGTCTATCTCCTTGACATGGTTGGTGAAGAAATCCGCGATGTCCTCATAGGCCGACCAGTTGACCGGAACCCCGAGCTCATAGCCGTAGATCTCCTGGAATTGCTTGCGAAAATCTTCCCGTTCGAACCAATCGGCCCGAAACCAGTAAAGATTGGCAAATTGCTGCGCCGGTAGCTGGTAGATGTCTCCATCCACATCCTTGACGAAATCGATGCCGATGAAATCGTCCAGATCCAGCGTCGGATTTGTGTACTTCGCTCCCGGACCTTCCATGTATTCGGTGAGATTCATGACTGCGGAATTGCGGAAGTGGGTTCCTATCAGGTCACTGTCATTGATGTATGCGTCGTAGATGTTCTCACCTGACTGCATCTGCGTCTGGATCCGCTCGATGACGCCGGCCTCATCGACCACTTCATGCGTCACCTCGATACCGGTTATCTCGGTGAACGCCTTCGCCAGAACTTCTGCGTCATATTTGTGAACCGGGATTCCGTCCGAAAGGACCTTGATAGAGACACCATCGAGATCGGTTGCTGCATCGATGAACCATTTCATTTCAGCCAGACGTTCATCCGCACTCAAGGTGGAATCGTCGAATTCTTCTGCAACCCAGCGTTCGGCGGCTTCCATGTCCGCGTGAGCAACATGGCTCCAGGCGGTCGCCGCCAAAACGGTGGAGGCAAGTAGTGAGGTCTTTATTCGCATAAGGTTCTCCTCCCATAATCTGCGAATGCTGCCGCCTATCCCCGTGCGAGGATCAGTGCGGAGACAGCCAGGCCAATACCGAGCGCGATCCACTGGCTCGCATCGGTAAAGGCGATCCACAGGATGTTGATCCACCCCGTGACAAGCAGGGCGATGAACAGGCGCTCCCCCCGCGTTGTGGTGATTTTCAAAAAGCCCTGGCGCGCGACCGTCGGCCATAGGATTTCCAGCATGGTCATGGTCAACAACAGCATCGCGATCACGGCGAAAAACACGGCAGTCGTCGGTGTCCAGGCCATCCATTCCAACATGATGATATCCTCCTCAGACCCGCCCCATGGCAAAGCCGCGGGCGATGTGGTTGCGAACGAACCAGATTACGAGAATGCCGGGCACGAGGGTCAGGACGCCGGCTGCAGCAATGAGGCCCCATTCAATTCCGGCGCCGGAATAGACTCGGGTCATGACGGCAACGATCGGCTTGGCGTCAGCGGTCGTCAAAGTGCGTGCAAGGATGAGCTCAACCCAACTGAACATGAAGCAGAAGAAAGCTGTAACCCCGATACCTGAACGAATGAGCGGGATCAGAACTGTCAGGAAAAAGCGCGGGAAGGAGTAGCCGTCGATATAGGCGGTCTCATCCACGCTTTTTGGCACACCCTTGAGAAATCCTTCCAGAATCCAGACTGCTAGTGGAACATTGAAGACGCAATGCGCAATGGCCACAGCTATATGTGTGTCGATCAATCCGAAGGCGGAATAAAACTGGAAATAGGGCAGGACGAAAACGGCTGGTGGCGTCATCCGGTTGGTCAGCAGCCAGAAGAACAGGTGCCTGTCTCCAAGGAACCGGAAACGACTGAAAGCATAAGCCGCCGGCAGGGCAACCGCCAGACTGATGATCGTGTTCAGCGTCACGTAAAGTGCCGAATTGATGTAACTCGACCACCAGCTGTGCGTGGTGAAGATGATGCGGTAGTTTTCCAGAGTGAAGGTCTGGGGCCAGAGAGTGAGTTCACTGATGATCTCATTGTCTGTCTTGAACGACATCACGACGAGCCAATAGATCGGTGCGAGCAGGAACAGGAAAAACAGGCTCAGCACCAGCTTTTTAAGAAGCGGTTTGCGACCCGGCCGAACCCGGGCGGCAGCAGAGGTTTGAGTCCCCGCGAGGGAAGGCGTGGTGGGCATGGTTTCAGTCATCATTCGCCCTCCTGAGTCCGGGTGATGGAGCGGAAGAAAACGAAGCAGAGCGTAACGATGATCATGAAGTAGATGATCGAAAAGCTCGCCGCCGGGCCGAGGTCGAATTGGCCGATGGCCTTCTTCACCAAGGTCTGGCTGAGAAACGAGGTGGAGCTTCCGGGGCCGCCGCCGGTGATCACGAACAGTTCGGAATAGATCATCAGACTGTCCATCAGCCGGAGCATGATGCCGATGGTCAGAACGCCTGACAGCTTGGGAAGCTCGACATAGCGGAAAACCTGCCAGCGTGACGCGCCGTCGATCTGCGCTGCCCTGTAATAGGCTGGATCAATCGCGCGCAATCCAGAGTATGCAAGCAGCACGATCAGCGACGTCCAGTGCCAGACGTCCATGACGATGATGGTGAACCAGGCATCCACGACATCTCGGGAATAATTGAAGTCGATGCCGAGTGCCGAAATCGCAGCGCCTCCAAGGCCGATATCCGACCGCGCGAAGATCTGCCACATCACGCCAACAACGTTCCAGGGCATGAGAAGTGGCAATCCCAGAATGATCAGGCACAGGGCCACTGACCGGCCTCGCTTCGGCAGTGCAAGAGCGATCACGATGCCAAGCGGCACTTCGATCAGCAGAACCAGGCTCGAGAACATAACCTGACGAAGCAACGCGTTGCGAAGTTCGAAATCGCCCAACAGTTCCTCAAACCATTCCCTGCCGACGAAGTAAGCATTGCCCGGACCGAAAATGTCCTGAACCGAGTAGTTGACCATCGTCATCATCGGAATGACCGCGTTGAATGCAACGATCACCAGAACCGGCAGAACCAGAAGCCAGGCGCGATTGTCCTTAACGTTCATGATGCGCCTCCGAAAGCGGACTTGGGAAGGTCAACCCGTTTCCGGTTTTCAAACAGGCGGATGGCGCCGGGCTCTGGTGCCAGATGCACCGTATTTCCAACCTGTACCCGGACCTGTTGATGGACACGGGCAAGCATTCGCCCCGGGCCGATATCCACCGACACGATCTGCTCGTCGCCGTGATTTTCTACTTTGGTCACCGAGCCGGGAATGGTACCCGCTGCGCCAGCATCACGGAGCGACACGAATTCCGGTCTGATCCCGAAGGTGAGATCCTTGTTGCCGGCTTTCAGGCGCTCGGATAAACCATTCAGGGCAAAACGGGATTGGCCGACAACAAGATCATCTCCATCGACTTCGCAACTGATGAAATTCATCCCCGGCGTGCCGATGAAGTAGCCGACAAATTCATGGGCGGGATTGTTGAACAGTTCTTCGGGCGAACCGACCTGCACCACTTCGCCATTGTCCATGACGACCACACGGTCTGCCAAGGTCATGGCCTCATGCTGATCATGGGTCACATAGATCAGCTTGACGCCGAGATGGAGTTGCACCGCCTTGAGCGTCCGGCGCAGGGCCATCTTCTCAGCAGGATCGATGACCGTCAGTGGTTCATCAAGGAGGATCGCTGAAACGTCCTCGCGAACGAGACCGCGCCCAAGCGAGATGCGTTGCTTCTGCTCTGCAGAGAGCCCGCGCGCCTTCCTGTTTAGAAGAGGCGTCAGGCCAAGCTCTTCGCCAATGAAGCCGACCCGTTCCCGTATTTTCGCGACCGGCACGTTCCTGGTCTTTAGCGGGAAGGCCAGGTTCTCGCCAACCGTCATCGTTTCATAAACGACCGGAAACTGGAAAACCTGCGCAATATTGCGTTCGCGCGCATCAAGCGCGGTGACGTCGCGCCCATCAAAGA
This region includes:
- a CDS encoding ABC transporter permease; its protein translation is MKHVLQYREATLVLLIGAMFLVLSFVSPMFATMNNVQTTMLSVSITGIVGIGVTIALVIGGLDLSVGGLVAISAAVLGKVFLATNIWYALMAGVGVALFFGCLNGLLITRFRLGAFIATLAIMGISRGVTLVATKGTPISMREMPVWLREIGSGKVMGVSYLIIIFFVLTITTHIFLKKSKVLRKAVYIGSNEVAAHFSGINVNRIKFGVYAFIGLLCGVAGVLSVARFSSASPNFGLGMEVQLIAAAVIGGATLNGGQGSIIGTSLALIFLGFVSSAIVLLGVSVYWQALISNVILLLAVLLDAFVLRRGDRKH
- a CDS encoding LacI family DNA-binding transcriptional regulator — its product is MARRVTIKTIAEDLGISHMTVSRALSNSTNVRRETRELIRKRAAEMGYVKSAAASAMRGDATRIVGLLVPNLVNEFYARFANTLALLCEDNDLHLITHLTNDDPNRERLALMKLQELQTNAVVTVPAPATQPHGKQLFQGMKPIQFIRTQPLPFASDSIVIHDAEAIRQAVGHLVSRGHQRISYFGGHASLSSGRQRKAAFLEAMEAHNLTVHEGLIQTDSPSFEMGARKAAAVLAGQIDSSAIICGGFEISNGALDACLRANAVFPRDVAFVGYGDPGFYRWIQGGITTISLPIDQLAEQALQRLLQLDPDAPVQQHGFAAEFILRASA
- the eno gene encoding phosphopyruvate hydratase, encoding MSGSAIKEVASRRVWDSRGNPTVEVDVHLESGAMGRSIAPAGASRGAREAFDLRDGGDFLAGKNVSRAVENVIKRIAPAIIGMDCDDLAMIDRTMIDLDGSQFKSSLGGNAMVATSLACLHASAANAGVPLWAWISKAYDRKPAIPLPEIQIFGGGAHAAQRVDIQDFMIMVPGAESFDEVMEITSNVYFAAGRLMSEKVGSGGLGVADEGGWWPVFNSNEEALETLVRAIEAAGEVPGERVLISLDVAASEFGKKGRYRLALDDRDMDSDGFNELLGRWMEDYPIVSIEDPLGEDDKMGMIAFTKAYGHKVQIIGDDYLVTNADLVREAVSEGACNAVLVKLNQAGTVSETIETVVAAEGAGYRPVISARSGETEDTTISHLSVGLNCKQLKVGSFTRSERMAKWNECLRIECDLGAGSFVGGNPLADTWWGKRR
- a CDS encoding phosphotransferase family protein; protein product: MAEASIEYRGAALLKELGLASRRQIRSVTPLAGGVASDIARIETENGDFCVKFALAKLRVKEDWHAPVHRNAAEYAWLKVASEMAADYFPKLYGRSVAANGFAMEFVTGDTVVVWKDALLERGPAQGEAAVVARLLSRVHQRSSRPTFDRSGFDNAMDFDALRLDPYLRFSAGVHPEVSDALTDMADALFKSDAVLSHGDVSPKNILFRDGAPVLLDAECATMGDASFDVAFCLNHLVLKGFHLPQHAEPFLTAIAEFAETYFEAVDWEDPAALKQRIARLLPMLMLARIDGKSPVEYLAPEHREQIRALSLSIIANPVNTLDGLISLFKEAMKS
- a CDS encoding FGGY-family carbohydrate kinase; this encodes MKDFIAAVDCGTTGAKAIIFDTAGARLGTAYKEYPCEFPAPNRVEQDAERLFETCVDVLTDVVRASGVRPDAIRALSFCTQRCTLIPVDEDCRPLRPAISWQDNRSDAQCDYIRKVIGDKKFYDTTGLPIANVWTLPSIMWLKDEEPEIYARTHKFMNPHGFLLKRFGSERFVEDLSNVSLHGLFSVRKNDWEPSFIKATDIDFAKLPELVVSGSSLGNISAEIASRTGLSVTTELVVGGGDQQCAGIGAGVTQAGIGSVTLGTAGVIICSFDNPPFDANRAIPAEVHAYPGKYISEGLQNTAGAALKWLRNLTQDVVNGNGVEYSLFNEMAAMIAPGCNGLVFLPYLAGAGAPQWNGAATGTFHGLTQGHGLGAVARAIMEGVAFQNALILEEFEKMGLELTEIRLTGGGANSALWSQIQADIYGRPVKRLKEDEAGLLGAAILSAFGAGMFSTIDEGVEAMVNTLETYAPDERQTSLYAEIRESFTSLYGAIYRN
- a CDS encoding ABC transporter substrate-binding protein, with amino-acid sequence MRIKTSLLASTVLAATAWSHVAHADMEAAERWVAEEFDDSTLSADERLAEMKWFIDAATDLDGVSIKVLSDGIPVHKYDAEVLAKAFTEITGIEVTHEVVDEAGVIERIQTQMQSGENIYDAYINDSDLIGTHFRNSAVMNLTEYMEGPGAKYTNPTLDLDDFIGIDFVKDVDGDIYQLPAQQFANLYWFRADWFEREDFRKQFQEIYGYELGVPVNWSAYEDIADFFTNHVKEIDGVRVYGHMDYGKKDPSLGWRFTDAWLSMAGAGDVGIPNGIPVDEWGIRVEGCHPVGASVSRGGATNGPAAVYSLQKYIDWMADYAPPEAQAMNFYEAGLVPNQGQIAQQIFWYTVFAESAAQPGVAVADENGLPKWRMAPSPAGAYWEEGMKLGYQDVAAFTIMNSASEKGKAAAWLYSQFVTSKTVSLERTLHGFTPIRESDINSDVMSEWAPKLGGLVEFYRSPARVAWTPTGTNVPDYPKLAQLWWENVAAAVTGEMSSQEAMDRLAGQMDRVLQRLERAGMDRCAPKLNEEKDPEFWFSQPGAPKAKLANEKPQGQTVPYTELLQAWQEGRVK
- a CDS encoding DUF2160 domain-containing protein produces the protein MLEWMAWTPTTAVFFAVIAMLLLTMTMLEILWPTVARQGFLKITTTRGERLFIALLVTGWINILWIAFTDASQWIALGIGLAVSALILARG
- a CDS encoding carbohydrate ABC transporter permease, with the translated sequence MMTETMPTTPSLAGTQTSAAARVRPGRKPLLKKLVLSLFFLFLLAPIYWLVVMSFKTDNEIISELTLWPQTFTLENYRIIFTTHSWWSSYINSALYVTLNTIISLAVALPAAYAFSRFRFLGDRHLFFWLLTNRMTPPAVFVLPYFQFYSAFGLIDTHIAVAIAHCVFNVPLAVWILEGFLKGVPKSVDETAYIDGYSFPRFFLTVLIPLIRSGIGVTAFFCFMFSWVELILARTLTTADAKPIVAVMTRVYSGAGIEWGLIAAAGVLTLVPGILVIWFVRNHIARGFAMGRV
- a CDS encoding carbohydrate ABC transporter permease; this translates as MNVKDNRAWLLVLPVLVIVAFNAVIPMMTMVNYSVQDIFGPGNAYFVGREWFEELLGDFELRNALLRQVMFSSLVLLIEVPLGIVIALALPKRGRSVALCLIILGLPLLMPWNVVGVMWQIFARSDIGLGGAAISALGIDFNYSRDVVDAWFTIIVMDVWHWTSLIVLLAYSGLRAIDPAYYRAAQIDGASRWQVFRYVELPKLSGVLTIGIMLRLMDSLMIYSELFVITGGGPGSSTSFLSQTLVKKAIGQFDLGPAASFSIIYFMIIVTLCFVFFRSITRTQEGE
- a CDS encoding ABC transporter ATP-binding protein gives rise to the protein MAEIRLCKLRHSYLANPESDDDYALKSVDLTWEEGLAYALLGPSGSGKTTMLNILSGLLTASEGKVLFDGRDVTALDARERNIAQVFQFPVVYETMTVGENLAFPLKTRNVPVAKIRERVGFIGEELGLTPLLNRKARGLSAEQKQRISLGRGLVREDVSAILLDEPLTVIDPAEKMALRRTLKAVQLHLGVKLIYVTHDQHEAMTLADRVVVMDNGEVVQVGSPEELFNNPAHEFVGYFIGTPGMNFISCEVDGDDLVVGQSRFALNGLSERLKAGNKDLTFGIRPEFVSLRDAGAAGTIPGSVTKVENHGDEQIVSVDIGPGRMLARVHQQVRVQVGNTVHLAPEPGAIRLFENRKRVDLPKSAFGGAS